Genomic segment of Primulina tabacum isolate GXHZ01 chromosome 11, ASM2559414v2, whole genome shotgun sequence:
GGCAAAAATACATACCTGATCAAAagtttctttttatcattttgttgaattaacTTCACTGACAACCAAAAACAAATCATTCTTCACACAGATTTAATCATTACAAATAGCAaacaactaaaataaaatttgcttGTTCAGCTCGCTGCTTCTTAAGGAGGTCCAACATATAAAATCCCCATAATCATATCATGAGCAATCAATAAACTCTCTAGAAACAGGAAAAGCTTGCAGTCTCAAACTAAATTTAAGTTCAATAGTCCTCAAATTTTGCAAAagttataaattcaacttttatCGTAAGGCCATTAACGTATCACACGCGTTCTATATAAGGATAAATTACATGTAATGGAGAGCAGTGGGTAATAAAAACCTTATAACCATCCAAGGCACTCTGGACTAGCTGTGATATCTCTATAAAAACATCCTCTTGGGATGCATCAGCCATAAAAACTTTATCATAAGAGAAAGAATGCTTTTGCCCTTGGAAGAAAATAAAAACGATAATAAATTAGGAGAGATATCGGGAAAAGTATGAAGGATAGTTAGGGCAAGACAGTTTACAATTGTTCAACAATGAAGACTCACCATTTTGGCATAAGTCAATGCTTCGACCCTGTGATTCCATTGTTGCTgggaataataaaattttgttgTCAGATGTAGGCTCATCAGCTAACAGTGGTCTCACCCGACAAAATACACGGATATTTCCTTTTAACTCCTGTGTTAACAAAAGGATCTTGTTAAAATAATCTCACTTAGttaaatgattaaattatttCACTAAAACAAAGAAGAAACTAACGTCTAACAAAAAACTAGTAGGATAAATTGAAATAGTAATGTTTGCAAATCTAATACCAAAATTGTGTTATGTAGTTTTTTACGAAGTTTCTCTCCTTCGAAAATTTTCAAATCAGCATCAGCTAGTCGATTCTGCAGCTGGAGAATTAAAGTCTTTTGCTCCTCAAATTCACGTCTTGATTCCATTGCCGATAAGTCAGAAATCTGGTAAAATGACTCGTGAGATCAGATGAACGTATTACACCAGGATTAGCAAACGGTATGCAACTCTACAGTAGCTACAATTCTGTATCaagattgaaaaaaattatattatcaaAACTAAACCTGAAATTCCTTCTGCACCAAAGCTAGTTGCTCTTGTAATCGTTTATTTTCCTCACTTTGAGCCATGCATGTAgacttataaaataaaattttgtaaaatttgCATTTTAGATATAAAATAAGCAACAATGTATGAAAATCGAAACCTCAAGATTATTTGCTGATGCCTCCATTGCATCCAACTGCGCAAAGTATTTTCCAGTACTTTCTTTATATTTTTCTACTTCCTCTGTTAAAGCACTCAATTGCAACAATCGACGGTCCCGATCATCTCTTACTTGTTGCAGATCACTTCTCAAACAAGCAACTTCACTACCTAGTGCTTCTTTCTGTTTCACAGCCTCATCTTGTAATTTCTTCCAGGATCAAACATTACGACACATGTGCAAGTGCAAAAGTATTAGTAAACTCGTAAAAAACAACCTgccaatatttttaaacaaattgTGAAGCACAATCGATCAGGTTAAAAAATAACAGTTACAGACATAACTCACGTACTTAGCATTGTACATAAGGGTTAGTTTTGTATAGTTGTGAGGGTTCAGGGAAAATACTTGATATGTTTGACGTTGTTTTTCAGGGAAATAGAATTGCTAccttaaacataaaaaatatcagatgttaaaataaagtatcgtcAAAAGGTTATGCATATTGACTAGAATAGAACAAAGAATGAAATCATTAAGTAGGCAGACTAAATCATTATTCACTACCCCTCAGAAAATCACGCAACAACAGGTCATACCGATCCACAGAAAAAAATCATCAAACCAAGTGGTAAAAACAGGTACCTTAGAAGATGTAAGCTGCTCTTGCAAAGATGTATAACGGCCCCTCAAAGTGCTGAGATTTTCTATCACAGCTGACTTTTCCTTTTCAACTTGCTTGAACGTATCATTTGTTGCATGAAGTTCGGATTGAAGTCTGCTATTGTACTGCTGTAAACTTGTGTTATACTCCTGTAACCTCTTGTACATATCATTCAATGATTGTATCTGTAGAAGGCAAAGAGAGTCAACAGCGAGAACATTTTCACTTTGACATCTAAAAAAACTCAATGGGAAACATACTACTGCCAATTATTCTACATAGTACTTACCTTTTGGTTTGCGCCGATATTGTCTTCTTGCGCTCTCTTCAGATCTTCCGCGAGGGAAGCTTGCAATCTCTGAGCGGCAAGTTGAGATTCTCTCTCTCTTGTCAAAGAATCCAATGCTTCCTGGTAATTGCATTTCGTAATTTTGTTATTTAATAAAATGTAACACAACTTTGATATCTAAAAGCCATTTTCATAATTTCGTGATTCGTAAATCCATTACCAATTTATCCGTTTCTTCCTTGGCAAATTTTTCTTGCAGAAACTCCAAATTTTTTCTCAACTCcgtgataattaaattaaattcatcCTCCTTGGCCTTCATGAATAACTCTGACAAAATTAACAAAACGGAACACGTTATAAAATTAAATCTATAGATTGACTTATTTCTTAATGAGTAACATTCTTACGCAAAATCAAAACATTGGACGAGCAAATAAAGAACACACGCACGTACCCAAGTCATTGCATTTCTTGTGAGCAAATTCCAACAAATTCTTCAATTTATCCTGCTCTACTACATGATTTCCTTCAAGCTGTTGGAACCACCGGATACATTGCTTGAGACGTTTTATAATCTCAAGCATCTGCTCACTTTTTTCCTACAGAAAGATACAGATTAAAAAACAAGTGTACTCATTGATGCTTTCAAATCTGAAGCAGGTTCGCAGTTACTTCATTACGCTACCATGTAACATAAGATAATGTGCGGTACAAAATAATGATcaaattataaaacaaattttgatgaataatgGCCGTACCTTATAgttatatttgtttttaattctCGGTTTCTCAGTAAGCAGTGCCTCCACATCCTCTTTTGTGAACTCAATTACACCACATTCATAGCCAGAGTTGCTTGGCGGCCCACTACTAGGAGGCAGATCTTGGCCCCCATTTAGCACCGAAAACGCGTGTCTAGTTTGTATCCGTGCCCCTGTGTTCGGTGCCATTTTTGAATTTCCGATCCTCCGCCTTTTATCCACCGAAACCTAAACACAACATTTAAACAAGGAAAAAATAGAATCATAACTCATCCCCCAAAAAATATCGATTCTCTTCACCCACAATAAAAACAagaggaaaaaaatatttcgtaaAACTAAAATTGAAGCACAAACATACTTTTGTGAGCACAATTATATCCCATTTTCCCAAATCTACATCAGATTCAAGTGAGCCGCTATAAGTTGAACTTCATATCGCAAGAGTAATTAGTGTTTAACTCACATGTGTAGGACTGGGAGGCTTGTTCTGGTTCTTTGAATCCATATGTACGAAAAAGTGCGTGATGAAAGGGATAAGAGTAAGAGAATTTAAGTGATTGGTGGGGTCGTGGTAAATTGCAAACGAAGCTATGCCCAGAATCTGTATGCTTGGAATTGCAGGAACCAGGCGCAACACAATACACCGACAAAAGGAGGTAGAACAACAGAGAGAGAGTAAATCCGGCAAGAGAGAGAATCTCTGTGAGGAttgttttttgaatttttttgaaaacaacagtGGCGGTATTCTGAAAGAGATTCGTTGCGAATTCCGTTTTACCCTACTGATTACatctaatttaataattattattatatatcagCGATTAAGATATACGTATTATGTTTaacataatatttgatatttaaaatattgtttaatcaatttataatataaatattatatatttataatttgatataaatattataattagtgTGTTTGTATGTATTGTTGTGTATGATAAAATCTCTGTTTTTTTATTcaacttaatttcaataaaaaaaatgtaataatattatggtagaaaaaagaaatattttttttgagattGAAGAGGAGGGAAACAGTTTTTCTAACCCTCTCAATTATTATAagataaaatacatatatattaataagGTGTTAACATTTTAAAGCAAATAACTTATAATTTAGCAGATAGATATTTGTTTTCTAAACATTAAATTATAGGTTTAATACATATTtcgatatttttttcatttctttttttatttatttttaattcgtatatcaaaattacagtatagtatcacattattttttatcattgtattttgatctttatttaaatataaatcaaataaattataaataatattgtACAAACACACAACATGTATAATACATTAGTTCTATTGGAGTTCTCGTGCGtattatattttgaaatatatatatgtatatatatatctatactgAACAAGTAAAAAAACAagcatatgattttttttaataaaagaattCAACTGGTGTGAAAAATCTCCTATTCCCAGTCCCATGATTTTTTTTCATTATAAAACATAATTATTATCTAAATTAGATATAATAATCTTTTTTTGCAGGTGACAAGAATTTTTCACTGGTGAAACTGGACAGAGAAATAATAGTGGTTAGGTCGATGTTACATGTGGAGGCAGTGTCTCCACATGATTTGGATGGACAAGATTCACacacatatgtgattttaaaaaaattagtggactTCATGTATGTGTGGCTAAATTTGGACCCTTGATTCTATCATGGGTAGTGTCCCCTACATGTAGGATGGAATGAACCAATAATAGTACATAGGTGTTAGTCGTTGGCATATTATAATCAATCAACGCTAAAAGGAACAAATCAGAAGCTGCCATTGCACCTATTTAGTGACATCCATCCATACCTATCTCGATGTCATTTATTGATGTTCACTGCTAGACTTATGTTGTCAATTCATAAAACAAGATCGCAATAAATTAAAGAGTTGTGCATTAAAAATTGACACGAAGATGATGTCTGAATTACTACATAAAGTGAATCGATTATTATGTACGCAGTGAAGAGCATCATTACATATACTTCATGAATAAGTAAAATCGAttcttctctcttttttttcaaaAGGCACTTGCATGACCAAGTGTGAAGAATAGGAAAGCTTCTATAAATGTAGATGTAGACGGTCGAGCTAATAAAAAGTCTGGTTATTGAATTATATCTTCAAATACCAACTACTCGAATTTGTTGCGATTGGTACATTAGTGTTGAAGGGCGACAATGATGGTcaagaaatattaaaattgtTGATTTTTTCACTCATTCGTCATATGGGAAAATCTTAAATCGCATGTGGGGGTGTAAAAATTTGTGACTCAACAACCCTTCGTGTTGTTTTATGAATCTTAGGTATCCAAAAACACTTTGTCAATTACTTGACCCTTTTATTAGATTAGATTAGACTAGTCATTATATTTTGTCTGTCAACCGATTTGTATGGCATTTGAGTTAAGACAACGAGAGTAGAGAGTATTATTATCGTACAAATGGATACTCCCTCGTCCCATGCGTTTAAGCTGCATTTCTTTTTTCATGGGCTGCAAACCAAGTTGTTGATCAATCCAGCTACCCTTAGCCTTCGGTCCATGACAAGCCCATTCACTTCAGAGCTGAACAAGAAGTCCGAAAATGGACAGTAAGAATATGTTGCACTCCAAATGTGGTCTACCTTTCTTTAAAAATATGGGCCTTTCATATtagtttattaaataaataaactatttCAACAAGCTTCACGAAATTGAAAACATTCTTGGTTCCCACAAATTTTAATCGTTCTGAAGTTTGTAGCAGAACAATACCAACAGTTTTACCATTATTACTATGCTAACACCATCCAAATAAAGACTAATGCTGACAGGAAACTGGAGAAGATAGGCTCAATGCCACAAATGTTCAAAACTGCTGACCACCTATAAAaccaaattttaaagaaaatggttGAAGAAAGATGGTCAAATGATGTGTTGTAAATTGGATTGCAGACATCGCATGTATTTACTACTGCCACAAAAACAGAGAATTTATAATTATGTAAACTCTTTCTCAAGATTTCGTCACATAGTTAAGTAGATACGAACAGAGTGGGGGATACAAGAATAATCCAGAGCTCTATTAACTACgatataacataaaaaatagCGTTCAAAAGATGCAGTAAGCATGAAATAGATTCCAGTTCATTCGATTTATATTCACAAATCCAATCCCTTCACAGACTACAACCAAAATATTCAAATGTGAGTTTCTGACAGAACTTAAATTTCACTACTGAAAAACTTGCAGCACGAGACATCATGGGGTCAAGAAGTTTGATCTTTTGGAACATGAAATAAATCGATCTAGTCTTCATCAGCAGA
This window contains:
- the LOC142518840 gene encoding kinesin-like protein KIN-14N isoform X1, which produces MDSKNQNKPPSPTHVSVDKRRRIGNSKMAPNTGARIQTRHAFSVLNGGQDLPPSSGPPSNSGYECGVIEFTKEDVEALLTEKPRIKNKYNYKEKSEQMLEIIKRLKQCIRWFQQLEGNHVVEQDKLKNLLEFAHKKCNDLELFMKAKEDEFNLIITELRKNLEFLQEKFAKEETDKLEALDSLTRERESQLAAQRLQASLAEDLKRAQEDNIGANQKIQSLNDMYKRLQEYNTSLQQYNSRLQSELHATNDTFKQVEKEKSAVIENLSTLRGRYTSLQEQLTSSKKLQDEAVKQKEALGSEVACLRSDLQQVRDDRDRRLLQLSALTEEVEKYKESTGKYFAQLDAMEASANNLESTCMAQSEENKRLQEQLALVQKEFQISDLSAMESRREFEEQKTLILQLQNRLADADLKIFEGEKLRKKLHNTILELKGNIRVFCRVRPLLADEPTSDNKILLFPATMESQGRSIDLCQNGQKHSFSYDKVFMADASQEDVFIEISQLVQSALDGYKVCIFAYGQTGSGKTYTMMGTPGIQDHKGLIPRSLEQVFETRQILQSQGWKYEMQVSMLEIYNETIRDLLAPNRSGFDASRLDNAGKQYAIKHDVNGNTSVSDLTIVDVRSSREVSYLLECAAQSRSVGKTQMNEQSSRSHFVFTLRIVGVNEGIDQQVQGVLNLIDLAGSERLSKSGSTGDRLKETQAINKSLSSLSDVIFALAKKEEHIPFRNSKLTYLLQPCLGGDSKTLMFVNVSPDPSSTGESLCSLRFAARVNACEIGIPRRQTNIRTTDSRLSIG
- the LOC142518840 gene encoding kinesin-like protein KIN-14N isoform X2, whose product is MAPNTGARIQTRHAFSVLNGGQDLPPSSGPPSNSGYECGVIEFTKEDVEALLTEKPRIKNKYNYKEKSEQMLEIIKRLKQCIRWFQQLEGNHVVEQDKLKNLLEFAHKKCNDLELFMKAKEDEFNLIITELRKNLEFLQEKFAKEETDKLEALDSLTRERESQLAAQRLQASLAEDLKRAQEDNIGANQKIQSLNDMYKRLQEYNTSLQQYNSRLQSELHATNDTFKQVEKEKSAVIENLSTLRGRYTSLQEQLTSSKKLQDEAVKQKEALGSEVACLRSDLQQVRDDRDRRLLQLSALTEEVEKYKESTGKYFAQLDAMEASANNLESTCMAQSEENKRLQEQLALVQKEFQISDLSAMESRREFEEQKTLILQLQNRLADADLKIFEGEKLRKKLHNTILELKGNIRVFCRVRPLLADEPTSDNKILLFPATMESQGRSIDLCQNGQKHSFSYDKVFMADASQEDVFIEISQLVQSALDGYKVCIFAYGQTGSGKTYTMMGTPGIQDHKGLIPRSLEQVFETRQILQSQGWKYEMQVSMLEIYNETIRDLLAPNRSGFDASRLDNAGKQYAIKHDVNGNTSVSDLTIVDVRSSREVSYLLECAAQSRSVGKTQMNEQSSRSHFVFTLRIVGVNEGIDQQVQGVLNLIDLAGSERLSKSGSTGDRLKETQAINKSLSSLSDVIFALAKKEEHIPFRNSKLTYLLQPCLGGDSKTLMFVNVSPDPSSTGESLCSLRFAARVNACEIGIPRRQTNIRTTDSRLSIG